A portion of the Corynebacterium heidelbergense genome contains these proteins:
- a CDS encoding phosphoadenylyl-sulfate reductase encodes MHSLIRSDSGAEDYRDPEVSPEGAATTTQPLPAERRQAHEDLVDEWNHRLEGASAEEIIAWAHAHVPGPIAVTMSMQDTVLAELTEGALDNAELVFLDTGFHFPETLETRDKVAERYQLPVRNITPVYSRSQQDRIYGPRLYARNPTACCRMRKVEPLARMLDPFEAWITGVRRADSALRANTPVLEVDRTGRLKINPLVDWSDGDVENYIADHDLITNPLTRQGYPSIGCSTCTLPVAEGEDPRAGRWAGTSKTECGLHT; translated from the coding sequence ATGCACAGCCTGATTCGCAGCGACTCGGGCGCGGAGGACTACCGGGACCCCGAAGTCAGCCCGGAGGGCGCCGCGACCACCACGCAGCCCTTGCCCGCCGAGCGGAGGCAAGCCCACGAAGATCTCGTGGACGAATGGAACCACCGGCTGGAAGGGGCCAGCGCGGAGGAGATCATCGCCTGGGCCCACGCCCACGTCCCGGGGCCCATCGCCGTGACTATGTCCATGCAGGACACGGTCCTCGCCGAGTTGACGGAAGGCGCCCTGGACAACGCCGAGCTCGTCTTTCTGGACACTGGCTTCCACTTCCCAGAAACCCTGGAAACCCGAGACAAGGTCGCGGAACGCTACCAGCTCCCCGTGCGCAACATCACGCCCGTCTACAGCCGTTCGCAGCAGGACCGGATCTACGGCCCCCGCCTGTACGCCCGAAATCCCACTGCCTGCTGTCGCATGCGGAAGGTGGAGCCCCTCGCCCGAATGCTGGACCCCTTCGAAGCCTGGATCACGGGTGTGCGCCGAGCCGACAGCGCCCTGCGCGCGAATACCCCCGTGCTGGAAGTGGACCGCACGGGTCGGCTGAAAATCAATCCCCTCGTCGACTGGTCCGACGGGGACGTGGAGAACTACATCGCCGACCACGACCTCATCACCAACCCCCTGACCCGCCAGGGCTACCCCTCCATCGGATGCTCCACCTGCACCCTTCCCGTGGCCGAAGGTGAAGACCCCCGCGCTGGCCGTTGGGCTGGCACCTCCAAGACAGAATGCGGACTGCACACATGA
- the cysD gene encoding sulfate adenylyltransferase subunit CysD encodes MTSSQTTSTPRSASEIQDTPAPHTAPTPQSALASQSALIPHLAELEAESIEILREVAGQFDRPALLFSGGKDSVVVLELAKRAFQPAGVPFELLHVDTGHNFPEVIAFRDEIAADPRISLHVAHVQDWINRGELTERPDGTRNPLQTVPLVETIEERGYDAVLGGARRDEEKARAKERVFSVRDTFGGWNPRRQRPELWGLYNGRHQPGENIRVFPISNWTEADVWDYIAARGVKVPDIYYAHIREVFDRGGMWLTPGEWGGPRRGEQLHVKTVRYRTVGDMSCTGAVLSTARTTADVIEEIRLSTTTERGATRADDKLSESSMEDRKKEGYF; translated from the coding sequence ATGACTTCTTCTCAAACAACTTCTACGCCTCGAAGCGCTTCAGAGATCCAAGACACTCCCGCGCCCCACACCGCGCCCACCCCCCAGAGCGCCCTCGCCTCCCAGAGCGCCCTCATCCCCCACCTCGCCGAGTTGGAGGCTGAATCCATCGAGATTCTGCGCGAGGTGGCTGGCCAATTTGACCGCCCAGCCCTGCTGTTCTCCGGCGGGAAGGATTCCGTCGTAGTGCTGGAGCTAGCCAAGCGGGCCTTCCAGCCGGCCGGGGTGCCCTTCGAGCTGCTGCACGTGGACACCGGCCACAACTTCCCGGAGGTCATCGCTTTCCGGGATGAGATCGCCGCCGATCCGCGGATCAGCCTCCACGTCGCCCACGTCCAGGACTGGATCAACCGCGGCGAGCTCACCGAACGCCCCGATGGCACCCGCAATCCCCTGCAAACCGTGCCACTGGTGGAAACCATCGAGGAGCGCGGGTACGACGCGGTACTCGGCGGGGCCCGCCGCGACGAGGAGAAGGCCCGCGCAAAGGAGCGCGTCTTCTCCGTCCGGGACACCTTCGGCGGTTGGAACCCCCGCCGCCAACGCCCGGAACTGTGGGGCCTGTACAACGGCCGCCACCAACCCGGCGAGAACATCCGCGTGTTCCCCATCTCCAACTGGACCGAGGCGGATGTGTGGGACTACATCGCGGCTCGGGGCGTCAAAGTGCCTGATATCTATTACGCCCATATCCGGGAGGTGTTTGACCGCGGCGGCATGTGGCTGACCCCGGGGGAGTGGGGTGGCCCCCGCAGGGGCGAACAGTTGCATGTCAAGACCGTTCGCTACCGCACGGTGGGGGACATGAGCTGCACGGGGGCGGTGCTGTCCACGGCGCGCACGACAGCCGATGTGATCGAGGAAATCCGCCTGTCCACCACGACCGAGCGCGGGGCAACCCGGGCCGACGACAAGCTGTCCGAATCCTCCATGGAGGACCGTAAGAAGGAGGGCTACTTCTGA
- a CDS encoding sulfate adenylyltransferase subunit 1: protein MSHPTPLSTPDSVSHPTPASAPLPTLRLCTAGSVDDGKSTFVGRLLHDTKSILADQYESVVRASTAKGLENPDLSLLVDGLRAEREQGITIDVAYRYFATDKRSFILADTPGHVQYTRNTITGLSTSELVVILIDARNGVTEQTKRHLAAAELIDIGHAVIAVNKIDAVGYDQAVFDRVRAEVEQLSQHIERVDVVPISALLGDNVVTPSGNTPWYEGPSVLEILETAEVPAETHSDLRLPVQLVIRDHASDYRGYAGRIAAGAVELGQQVEVAGRHSEVVGIDTPDGPAVRAEAGESITLRLADEIDISRGDLITTGERPEAVDQFTARVFHLSEQPVRSRAKLLLRYGTAVVRARIDAELDVNDMATVTVTTAEPLPVEPYRRGGKVGSLLLIDPASGDTLTAGLVGEGAKPRTGEPAKPPTDRFGAP, encoded by the coding sequence ATGAGCCACCCCACCCCACTTTCCACCCCGGACTCTGTTTCCCACCCCACCCCAGCGTCCGCCCCGCTGCCCACCCTGCGCCTCTGCACTGCCGGGTCCGTGGACGACGGTAAATCCACTTTCGTCGGCCGCTTGCTGCACGATACGAAATCCATTCTGGCGGACCAGTACGAATCCGTCGTCCGCGCATCCACCGCCAAGGGCCTGGAGAACCCCGATCTGTCCCTCCTGGTGGACGGTCTGCGCGCGGAGCGGGAGCAGGGTATCACCATCGATGTCGCCTACCGCTACTTCGCCACGGACAAGCGCAGCTTCATCCTCGCGGATACCCCGGGCCACGTGCAGTACACCCGCAACACCATCACCGGGTTGTCCACCTCCGAGCTGGTCGTCATCCTCATCGACGCCCGTAATGGCGTGACGGAGCAGACGAAGCGGCACCTCGCCGCCGCGGAGCTCATAGACATTGGGCACGCCGTCATCGCCGTGAACAAGATCGATGCGGTCGGCTACGACCAGGCTGTGTTTGATCGGGTTCGCGCGGAGGTGGAGCAGCTCAGCCAGCACATCGAGCGCGTGGATGTGGTGCCGATCTCCGCCCTGCTGGGGGACAATGTCGTGACCCCCAGCGGCAATACGCCGTGGTACGAGGGCCCCAGTGTCCTGGAGATTCTGGAAACCGCCGAGGTTCCCGCCGAAACCCACTCGGACCTGCGCTTGCCGGTGCAGCTAGTCATTCGGGATCACGCGAGCGACTACCGGGGTTACGCCGGACGGATCGCCGCAGGTGCCGTGGAGCTCGGCCAGCAGGTGGAGGTCGCCGGGCGGCACTCCGAGGTGGTGGGCATTGACACCCCCGACGGCCCGGCCGTGCGGGCGGAGGCGGGGGAGTCCATCACGCTGCGCCTTGCCGACGAGATCGACATTTCCCGCGGGGACCTCATCACCACCGGGGAGCGACCGGAGGCGGTTGACCAGTTCACCGCGCGCGTATTCCACCTGTCCGAGCAGCCGGTGCGTTCCCGGGCGAAGTTGCTACTGCGCTATGGCACGGCCGTGGTGCGTGCCCGCATCGACGCGGAGCTGGATGTCAACGACATGGCCACCGTGACCGTCACGACAGCGGAGCCGTTGCCGGTGGAACCCTACCGTCGTGGCGGCAAGGTCGGTTCCCTCCTGCTCATCGATCCGGCCAGCGGCGATACCCTCACGGCCGGTCTCGTCGGGGAGGGCGCCAAGCCCCGCACCGGCGAACCCGCCAAGCCCCCCACCGATCGGTTCGGTGCACCATGA
- a CDS encoding sirohydrochlorin chelatase, whose protein sequence is MSRAIIVLGHGSRHPLAEHTVARIAAAVDGEYAMLDFSAHTLTNAAMLLAARGIRQAAVVPLLFTDAYHLNHDVPEAAAEAQEASGVQLQVTAGLGTGADMERLLGQVIGDLQDARPQRFTNIALYAVGSSTPGANDSVWDLAARVGARAVFATGAPPKGVAALEGFDAVIPLFVAEGVLWDSVVREGLPAVLGEPLGERVAEIVRQRAEQPGPVAVGREHVA, encoded by the coding sequence ATGAGCCGGGCCATCATTGTGCTGGGCCACGGTTCCCGGCATCCGCTCGCCGAGCACACCGTCGCCCGCATCGCTGCCGCCGTCGACGGCGAGTACGCCATGCTCGATTTCTCCGCGCACACCCTCACCAATGCGGCGATGTTGCTGGCGGCGCGGGGGATCCGTCAGGCCGCCGTGGTGCCGTTGTTGTTTACGGACGCCTACCACCTCAACCACGATGTCCCGGAAGCCGCCGCAGAGGCCCAGGAGGCCAGCGGCGTTCAGCTCCAGGTCACGGCGGGGCTGGGCACCGGGGCGGACATGGAGCGGTTGTTGGGGCAGGTCATTGGGGATCTTCAGGACGCCAGGCCCCAGCGCTTCACGAACATCGCGCTCTATGCCGTAGGTTCCTCCACCCCGGGTGCGAACGACTCTGTGTGGGACCTAGCCGCCAGGGTGGGGGCGCGGGCCGTCTTCGCCACGGGGGCTCCGCCAAAGGGCGTTGCCGCCCTGGAGGGGTTCGATGCGGTCATTCCGCTGTTCGTGGCCGAGGGCGTGCTGTGGGACTCCGTGGTCCGGGAGGGGTTGCCGGCCGTCCTCGGTGAGCCTCTCGGCGAGCGAGTCGCGGAAATTGTACGCCAGCGCGCCGAGCAGCCCGGCCCAGTCGCTGTCGGACGGGAGCACGTGGCATGA
- a CDS encoding sulfite exporter TauE/SafE family protein, translating to MSKLLLFAIAGLAAQLVDGALGMAFGVTATTLLLFTGLAPAHASAAVHFAELGTTFFSGISHWKLRNVHWPTVLFLGGPGAVGAFAGATVLAHLSTKAAQPVVYMLLTGLGLYVFVRFALFPVATRPPADGGARGSDEGPGVRTSQMGLAALGLFGGFLDATGGGGWGPTTTSTLMSVGRRHPRTIIGTVNTAEFFVTLAASAGFVLGLEDLAVGSWMPVVGLLIGGIIAAPIAAWAVSHFRPRVLGVAVGCLLVGMNSWRLAALYGWPTVGAVIALGFLALFALVRHRAAGVRAGEFAAENNVPVDVM from the coding sequence ATGAGCAAGCTGCTGTTGTTCGCCATCGCGGGCCTGGCCGCCCAGCTCGTGGACGGGGCACTGGGGATGGCCTTCGGCGTCACGGCCACGACGCTGCTGCTGTTCACCGGCCTAGCCCCCGCCCACGCCTCTGCGGCGGTGCACTTCGCGGAGCTGGGCACCACCTTCTTCTCCGGGATCTCCCACTGGAAGCTGCGCAACGTGCACTGGCCAACCGTGCTCTTCCTGGGCGGGCCCGGCGCCGTGGGGGCCTTCGCCGGCGCCACGGTGCTCGCCCACCTGTCCACCAAGGCCGCCCAGCCGGTGGTGTACATGCTGCTCACCGGCCTGGGCCTGTACGTGTTCGTGCGCTTCGCCCTGTTTCCCGTGGCCACCCGCCCGCCCGCAGATGGCGGTGCACGCGGGAGTGACGAGGGCCCGGGGGTGCGCACATCTCAGATGGGTTTGGCAGCCCTCGGATTGTTCGGCGGTTTCCTGGACGCGACGGGCGGTGGCGGTTGGGGCCCCACCACTACCTCCACGCTCATGAGTGTGGGCCGCAGGCATCCCCGCACCATCATCGGCACGGTAAATACCGCTGAGTTCTTCGTCACTCTCGCCGCGTCTGCCGGGTTTGTCCTCGGTTTGGAGGATCTGGCCGTGGGTTCCTGGATGCCCGTGGTGGGCCTGCTCATCGGCGGCATCATCGCCGCGCCCATTGCGGCGTGGGCGGTCAGCCACTTCCGGCCGCGGGTGCTCGGGGTGGCCGTCGGTTGCCTGCTGGTGGGAATGAACTCCTGGCGGTTGGCCGCGCTCTACGGCTGGCCGACGGTGGGGGCGGTTATCGCGCTGGGTTTCCTGGCCCTGTTCGCGCTCGTGCGGCACCGGGCAGCGGGGGTACGCGCGGGAGAGTTTGCGGCCGAAAACAATGTGCCCGTGGACGTTATGTAG
- the pta gene encoding phosphate acetyltransferase, whose amino-acid sequence MQTFPGAVDIFNHIRPAAPEFAAALDITGDIIVGTGSITFDARLAGALGAAHFLVSADKEDGIAVQQALGQLVRIDRVPAGLYVIDEPERTGSAVECEGQAVRRVDVASIRDAQTREPIIGPELFERNLLKQAREKKAHIVLPEGDDDRILQAADQLLAKKVCELTILGDPDAIAARSKELDLDLSGATLVDPTGGDQLEQFAKDFAELRKAKGVTLEQARETMQDISYYATMMVHQGLADGMVSGAAHTTAHTIKPSFQIIKTAPGSSVVSSIFLMVMDGVLWAFGDCAVNPNPTSDQLAEIAAVSAKTAAQFGIEPRVALLSYSTGTSGSGEDVEAVAAAVEKAKQDNPDLELDGPLQFDAAVVESVGQKKMPGSDVAGRATVFVFPDLNSGNIAYKAVQRTADALAVGPILQGLNKPVNDLSRGATVPDIVNTVAITAIQS is encoded by the coding sequence CTGCAGACCTTCCCGGGTGCGGTGGACATCTTCAACCACATCCGGCCCGCGGCTCCCGAATTCGCCGCTGCCCTCGACATCACCGGGGACATCATCGTCGGCACCGGGTCCATCACCTTCGACGCCCGCCTGGCCGGGGCCCTGGGCGCCGCCCACTTCCTCGTCTCCGCCGACAAGGAGGACGGGATCGCCGTCCAGCAGGCGCTGGGTCAGCTCGTCCGTATCGACCGCGTCCCCGCCGGCCTGTACGTCATCGACGAGCCCGAGCGTACGGGCAGTGCAGTGGAATGCGAAGGCCAGGCGGTGCGCCGGGTCGATGTGGCGTCCATAAGAGATGCACAGACCCGGGAGCCGATCATCGGCCCGGAGCTGTTCGAGCGCAACCTGCTCAAACAGGCCCGAGAGAAAAAGGCCCACATCGTCCTGCCGGAAGGCGACGACGACCGCATTTTGCAGGCCGCCGATCAGCTGCTGGCCAAGAAGGTGTGCGAGCTGACGATTCTGGGGGATCCGGACGCCATTGCGGCGCGTTCTAAGGAGCTGGATTTGGATCTGTCCGGTGCCACCCTGGTCGACCCCACCGGCGGGGACCAGTTAGAACAGTTCGCCAAAGACTTTGCTGAGCTGCGCAAAGCCAAGGGGGTCACCCTGGAGCAGGCCCGCGAGACGATGCAGGACATCAGCTACTACGCCACCATGATGGTGCACCAGGGGCTCGCCGACGGGATGGTCTCCGGGGCCGCCCACACCACGGCGCACACCATCAAGCCCTCCTTCCAGATCATCAAGACCGCGCCGGGCTCCTCTGTGGTCAGCTCCATCTTCCTCATGGTCATGGACGGGGTGTTGTGGGCTTTCGGGGACTGCGCCGTCAACCCCAACCCGACCTCCGACCAGCTCGCCGAGATCGCCGCCGTGAGCGCGAAAACCGCCGCCCAGTTCGGGATCGAACCGCGCGTGGCCCTGCTGAGCTACTCCACCGGCACCTCCGGGTCGGGCGAGGACGTGGAGGCCGTGGCCGCCGCAGTGGAGAAGGCCAAGCAGGATAACCCCGACCTAGAGCTCGACGGACCCCTGCAGTTCGACGCGGCCGTGGTGGAATCCGTGGGCCAGAAGAAGATGCCCGGCTCCGACGTCGCGGGCCGGGCCACCGTGTTCGTCTTCCCGGACCTCAACAGCGGAAACATCGCCTACAAGGCCGTGCAGCGCACCGCGGATGCCCTGGCCGTGGGACCCATCCTCCAGGGGCTCAACAAGCCCGTCAACGACCTCTCCCGCGGTGCCACGGTGCCGGACATCGTCAATACCGTGGCCATCACCGCCATCCAAAGCTAG
- a CDS encoding acetate kinase, whose protein sequence is MSDTKYALVLNSGSSSIKFQVLDPAADSTEPPFVSGIVEKIGEPKGHIKIQTETSKMEDTRPLLSHSVGLERAFGMMSLLGVGPQDLDLVAVGHRVVHGGPTFSGPVVIDDKVVKDIRDLIPLAPLHNPAHIDGIENARALLPGVPHVAVFDTSFFSTLPDKAAFYALDKDVATEHNIRRYGFHGTSHEYISAQVPGLLGKEPEDVNQITLHLGNGASAAAVRGGVAVDTSMGLTPLAGLVMGTRCGDIDPSIIFHLKRSAGMGVDEIDNLLNRRSGLKGLSGVNDFRELKEMIDNGDENAKLAYDVYIYQLRRFVGSYMLNLGRLDAISFTAGVGENAAQVRADAMAGLENFGIVMDAERNANRDVDGPFEISASDSAVKVFVVPTNEELAIARYAVKLAEQE, encoded by the coding sequence ATGTCTGATACCAAGTATGCGCTGGTCCTTAACAGCGGCTCCTCCTCCATCAAATTCCAAGTTCTGGACCCTGCGGCGGACTCCACCGAACCCCCTTTCGTCTCCGGCATCGTCGAGAAGATCGGGGAGCCCAAGGGCCACATCAAAATCCAGACGGAAACCTCCAAGATGGAGGACACCCGCCCGCTGCTCTCCCACTCCGTCGGCCTGGAACGCGCCTTCGGCATGATGAGCCTGCTTGGCGTGGGCCCCCAGGACCTCGACCTCGTCGCAGTGGGGCACCGCGTGGTGCACGGCGGCCCGACCTTCAGCGGCCCCGTCGTCATAGACGACAAGGTTGTGAAGGACATTCGCGACCTCATCCCCCTGGCCCCGCTGCACAACCCCGCCCACATCGACGGCATCGAAAACGCCCGGGCTCTGCTGCCGGGCGTGCCCCACGTGGCCGTGTTCGACACGAGTTTCTTCTCCACCCTGCCGGACAAGGCGGCCTTCTACGCCCTGGACAAGGACGTGGCCACCGAGCACAACATCCGCCGCTACGGTTTCCACGGCACCAGCCACGAGTACATCTCCGCACAGGTCCCCGGCCTGCTCGGCAAAGAGCCGGAGGACGTCAACCAGATCACCCTTCACCTGGGCAACGGGGCCTCTGCCGCCGCAGTGCGCGGTGGGGTGGCCGTGGACACCTCCATGGGCCTAACCCCACTGGCCGGGCTGGTCATGGGCACCCGCTGTGGGGACATCGACCCCTCCATCATCTTCCACCTCAAGCGCTCTGCCGGGATGGGCGTCGACGAAATCGACAACCTGCTGAACCGCAGATCCGGGCTCAAGGGCCTATCCGGGGTGAACGACTTCCGCGAGCTCAAGGAGATGATCGACAACGGTGACGAGAACGCCAAGCTCGCCTACGACGTGTACATCTACCAACTGCGCCGCTTCGTGGGTTCCTACATGCTCAACCTCGGCCGGCTCGACGCTATTTCCTTCACCGCGGGCGTGGGGGAGAACGCCGCCCAGGTGCGCGCCGACGCTATGGCGGGGCTGGAGAACTTCGGCATCGTCATGGACGCCGAGCGCAACGCGAACCGGGACGTGGACGGCCCCTTCGAAATTTCCGCCTCGGATTCTGCGGTGAAGGTGTTCGTGGTGCCCACTAACGAGGAGCTGGCCATCGCCCGATACGCGGTAAAGCTGGCCGAGCAGGAGTAG
- a CDS encoding serine/threonine protein kinase, whose protein sequence is MDTGFVDHPEEATAAVPFDPFADEDSDSSEIAAPLAPQVDSSELSRQRALSTFRQRRGTSRGGAVVAGGMVTLPFVHPTEPAEAIIDPAEEIAKGVEPPTLRKGDIIANQYEILGPVAHGGLGWIYIAIDHFVADRYVVLKGLMETENEHERAVAESERSFLADITHPGIVKIFNFIDDPRAPGGFIVMEFVGGPSLRNRRRLAPGQVLDVDRAMGYILEVLPALDYLHSRGVVYNDLKPDNIIITEDQVKLIDLGAVTGVGAYGHIFGTRGFQAPEITKTGPTVASDIYTVGRTLASLIVRLPVTDGVYDATLPTPDEEPLFREYMSLYRLLLRATDPDPEARFSSATAMANQMVGVLREILAVRDGRNFPHLNTRFTAQRSTFGTKHIVFRTDQLIDGIKRSVEISAPEVVAALPTPLTDPEDPGAALLSAASFTEPGEVVDTLRRALGQQDLAQSVEIPLTMVRARLDMGQIAQATQQLEELGEQLGDDWRYHWHSGIASLLTGDYAKAQQRFNRVLYILPGEPAPKLALAATDELMLQQQGVNNTRLLNQRAARAAGSLAYAQRVPVDDYSTLPGWGHITNDPVALRFHAMRLYGLVWITNPNTVSSAFGLARQLQAEAMVDTAVSALDRVPQSSRHQRLARLTTILLLISDSANLTESRIRRAARRLEMLPTNEPRMPQVRLAVLSAGLQWLRSGASHSTNPLFDVEFTERGLRTGLEAGLRQLARQAQFARHRYRLVDMANRIRPRTWF, encoded by the coding sequence ATGGACACGGGGTTTGTGGACCACCCGGAGGAGGCCACCGCCGCAGTGCCCTTCGACCCATTCGCCGACGAGGACAGCGACAGCTCGGAGATCGCCGCTCCCCTGGCCCCGCAGGTGGATTCTTCCGAGCTGAGCCGCCAGCGCGCGCTGTCCACGTTCCGGCAGCGCCGCGGCACGTCCCGGGGCGGTGCCGTGGTCGCCGGAGGCATGGTGACCCTGCCCTTTGTGCACCCCACGGAGCCGGCGGAGGCGATCATCGACCCTGCGGAGGAGATCGCCAAGGGGGTGGAGCCGCCGACCCTGCGCAAGGGGGACATCATCGCGAACCAGTACGAGATTCTAGGCCCGGTGGCCCACGGCGGGCTCGGCTGGATCTACATCGCCATCGACCATTTCGTCGCGGACCGCTACGTGGTGCTCAAGGGCCTCATGGAGACGGAGAACGAGCACGAGCGGGCCGTCGCGGAATCTGAACGTTCCTTCCTGGCGGACATCACGCACCCGGGGATTGTCAAGATCTTCAACTTCATCGACGATCCCCGCGCCCCCGGCGGGTTCATCGTCATGGAGTTCGTCGGCGGCCCTTCCCTGCGCAATCGGCGGCGGCTGGCCCCGGGGCAGGTGCTGGACGTGGATCGGGCGATGGGGTACATCCTGGAGGTCCTGCCGGCCTTGGACTACCTGCACTCGCGGGGGGTGGTGTACAACGACCTGAAGCCGGACAACATCATCATCACCGAGGATCAGGTCAAGCTCATCGACCTGGGCGCGGTGACGGGGGTGGGGGCCTACGGCCACATCTTCGGTACGCGCGGGTTCCAGGCCCCGGAGATCACTAAAACCGGTCCGACCGTGGCCAGCGATATTTACACCGTAGGGCGGACGCTGGCCAGTTTGATTGTGCGGTTGCCGGTCACTGATGGGGTTTACGACGCCACCCTCCCGACCCCGGATGAGGAGCCTCTGTTCCGGGAATACATGTCGCTGTATCGCCTTCTGCTGCGGGCGACGGATCCGGACCCGGAGGCGAGATTCTCCTCGGCCACGGCGATGGCCAACCAGATGGTGGGCGTACTGCGGGAGATCCTCGCTGTGCGGGACGGCCGAAACTTCCCGCACCTCAACACGCGGTTCACGGCCCAGCGTTCAACGTTCGGAACGAAGCACATCGTCTTTCGCACGGATCAGCTCATCGATGGCATTAAGCGGTCCGTGGAGATCTCCGCCCCGGAGGTGGTCGCGGCGCTGCCCACTCCTCTGACGGACCCGGAGGATCCCGGCGCGGCGCTACTGTCCGCAGCGAGCTTCACAGAGCCCGGAGAGGTGGTGGACACGCTGCGCCGGGCCTTGGGCCAGCAGGATCTGGCCCAGTCTGTAGAGATTCCCCTGACCATGGTGCGAGCCCGTCTGGACATGGGCCAGATCGCCCAGGCCACGCAGCAGTTGGAGGAGTTGGGCGAGCAGTTGGGTGACGATTGGCGCTATCACTGGCACTCGGGGATCGCCTCCCTGCTCACCGGGGACTACGCGAAGGCCCAGCAACGGTTCAATCGGGTGTTGTACATCCTGCCGGGGGAGCCCGCCCCCAAGCTGGCCCTGGCCGCCACTGACGAGTTGATGTTGCAGCAGCAGGGCGTGAACAATACCCGTCTGCTCAATCAGCGGGCGGCCCGCGCGGCGGGCTCCCTGGCCTATGCGCAGCGGGTGCCGGTGGATGACTACTCCACCTTGCCGGGCTGGGGGCACATAACCAACGATCCGGTCGCGCTGCGGTTTCACGCCATGCGCCTGTACGGGCTGGTGTGGATCACTAATCCGAACACGGTGTCCAGCGCCTTCGGCCTCGCCCGCCAGCTCCAGGCGGAGGCGATGGTGGATACGGCGGTCTCTGCCCTAGACCGGGTGCCCCAGTCCTCCCGCCATCAGCGGTTGGCCCGGTTGACCACCATCTTGCTGCTCATCTCCGATTCAGCGAACCTCACGGAATCCCGCATCCGGCGGGCCGCCCGGCGCCTGGAGATGTTGCCGACGAACGAGCCGCGGATGCCGCAGGTCCGCCTTGCCGTGCTCTCGGCGGGGTTGCAGTGGCTGCGCTCGGGGGCCTCCCACAGCACCAATCCGCTGTTCGACGTGGAGTTCACGGAACGCGGCCTGCGCACGGGTCTGGAGGCGGGCCTGCGGCAGTTGGCCCGGCAGGCCCAGTTCGCCCGGCACCGGTATCGGCTGGTGGACATGGCCAACCGGATCCGGCCGCGCACCTGGTTCTGA